The genomic region CGCGTGTGTCATTAGCGTGCAAAGTCGCTAGCACCAAATGCCCGGTAAGTGCCGCTTGCAAGGCAAGCTCAAGCGTTTGCTCATCGCGGATTTCACCTATCATCATCACATCAGGATCTTGACGCAAGCACGCGCGCAAGGCATCTTTGAAGCCAAAATTATAATCGCGATTAAGCAAAACTTGCGTAGAAAAATCTAACTGATATTCAATCGGATCTTCAATGGTGATAATTTTTTTACTCTCGCTCTTTAGGGATTCTAGCATTGCGTGTAAAGTGGTGCTTTTCCCGCACCCTGTGGGTCCTACAAGCAAAATTACACCGCTATTTTTACAAAGACTTGGCGTAATAAGTTGCAGGGCATTTTTGCAAAATCCCAGACCTTCAAGGCTTGTAATTTGAAGGTTTTGCTCCAAAATCCTAAGCACGAGCGATTCGCCTTGCAAAGTCGGCAGAGAGGAAAGCCTAAAGTCATATTCCTTTTCATCAAATTTTTTTGAAAAGCGCCCATCAAGGGCTTTGCGCCTTTGGGTCATATCAAGGGCGCACTCAAGCTTTAAGCGCGCAGAAAGAGCGTTAAAAAGTGGAGATTCTAAACTAAAAACTTTATGCAAGATTCCATCGCAGCGCGCGCGTATAATGGCATTTGAAGCATTTTGCTCAAAATGTATATCACTACTTTTTTCCTCAATGCAAGTTTGCAAGATAAAATCTAAAAGCAAGCAGACCTCTTTGGAATCTTTGGTGGCATTTTGCGAGGTGTTGTTTTGTAATAAGGCGAGTTTTTTGGAGAGATTTTCGCATAATTCAAAAAATCGTGCCATTTTAAGTGCGCGTGTGAAATGCACTTCAAAATCACTCAAATTTTTATATGCTACTTTTGCAAACTTTTTTTCTAAGGAGAAGGCGCGCACATTGGAATTTGCGTGAGAATCTAAGGTGTTTTCACAAACTGCGATGAGCGCTTCATTTTTTTCGTTTAATGCAAGGCAAAAACAGCGGAATTTTTGCATAAAAGCAATTTCTAGCGCACAAAGCGCGTTTTTTTCAAACTCCATTTACCCTCCTTTTTGCCTTTGCCACTTTTTGAAAGCCCCCGATTCATTGTACGAAATCAATTTCAGTCATATCTTCATTAAATTCCGCTAAGGCGCTTTGCATAGAATCCTCAGCTTTTTCAAAAAGTGCTCTTTGGGTGGAATTTGCGCTAAAAGATTGTGCGGAATTTGTCGGATTTATGATACTTGGTGTGATGATAATCACCATTTCTTTGGTGAGTTGCGTGTTTTTGTTGTAGCTAAAGAGGTATTTTAGAAGCGGAATATCGCCTAGTATTGGCAGTTTTTTGGTTTGTTTGATTTGAGTTTTGTCAATCAAGCCTCCCAAAACGATTTTTTGCCCATTTTCTAACGCGACAAGAGAGGAAAGTTGTTTTGTGGATAGATTTGGCGGGGAAGAAAGCGCGGTGGTTTGGCTTTCTACTGCATTGTCTTTGGTTTTGGTGATGGAGGGATTTATCTTTAAAATCACGCGGTTATTTTCAATGCTGGGCGTGACATCAAGCAAAATCCCCGCAAAAACTGAAGGGAAAGATTCTGCTGCATTTTGGATAGAAGTACCTTGCGTGGTAGTCTGAAAAGTCGTGCTTTGCTGGTAGCGCAGGACAGAGCCTACACTGATGATTGCTGGTTGATTATTGAGTGTGAGCACACGCGGATTTGAGAGCGATTCTACCTTGCCATAAGTTTGCAAAAATTCCACAATGCGCTCAATACTCACGCCTTGCGAAAAAACATTGATACCATAGGAATTTCCCGCACTTCCTAGCACCAAAGAGCTTGCATTCTCGCTATCAAGTGGTGTAGTCGCAAAGCTAAAAAGCCCAAAAAACTGCTCCCAATCCACGCCGTTTGTCTGCACATTACTATGCTCGATATTAAAAATATTGACATCAATAAGCACTTGAGAATGGATTTTTTGCTTCAATGTCTGGAGATAGTGTTCCACGCGCTCAATTTGATTTTTGCTCCCTGTGATTGTGAGGAGTCCCGCACCCTTATTGATAATAATATCCTTGCGGTTAAAATCTTTAGTGTTTTGAGAATCTGGCAAATACCAATCACCCGGGCGGTAGGCGATATTATAAATTTCATTCTCCAGCTCACCCCAAAAATCCATTTCATCGATTGAATAGATTTTCGTCCCACTTTTGCCATTGCCTAGCGTGTGACTTGCGGCTTTATTGAGCGCCATTTTATGCGCTTGTGAGTTGTCCTCCCAGCCAAATGCGCCCATTCCTGTGGTGTAGGGATTTTGATTGAAGAGCAGGGAGCCTTGAGAATCTTGTGAGAAAAATACATCTGTATTGCTTGAACCCACGCGTGCAGTGGAAATATAGTTGATGCTAAAGGTTTTTGTTTGCAAAGTAGAGACATATAAAATATTTTCTTTCAGGTCATAATGCAAATCATTTTGCGCAAACACCACTTCTAGCGCATTTTGCAAGGGTGCTTGTTGGAGGCGGATTTGTAGTTTTTTAGAATCTAAATGCTTTTTAGAATCTTGCAAATACACAAGGCTCATCTTGCATTCTCGCGCGATTTCTTCAAGGATTTGTGAGGGAAGCGCATAGGCGTTAAGCGTGATATTTTCACAAGTAAAAAGAGGCGAGCAAAGAAGTAGCACCTGCGAAGTGTAGTTGAAAAAAAATTTATTTTTAAACATTTTCCTTCCTTAAGTGATTGTGAGGTTTTGTGAAATAACTCTGTTTAAGAATCTCGTAAATACAGCCTCTCAGTCTTTTTGCCTCTTTTAAGTAAAACAGAATCTTGCGTGATTTCAAGCAGTGTGAAGTCCTTGTGCGCGCCTATTTCATACCAGATTCCATCAATAAGTGCTTTTTTGTTAATAATAGCTTCTAAATGCAAAGGCTCTAGTTTCTTGCTCTGTGGCTTTGTGGGTGGTTGAAGTGGCGGGATAAAGGGGTTGTGAATATGTTGCGCGGAATGAGGCTTTGGGGAGAAATTTTTTAAAAGTTCTTGCCTTGTTTGCGCGCAATTTGTATCGCAAGGGATTTGTGCGTTTGCTAGGTAAAGTGATGTGAAAAGCGCGATTTGTGGAAATTTCATTGTGGCAATCGCATATCTTGAAGTAGAGTTTCAAAAGCGATGTGTCCCTCATTTGTGGATTCTAAATGCAAAAAATCTAGGCTTATAAACTGCGCGCGCAAAGATTCTAGCTTATTGATAAATTCTACAACACGTGCAAATTCCCCACTGCCTTTAAGCGTGATAATATGCAAGCCATCATCACTAAGCTTAATTTCATAAATCTGCAAATCCTGCATAAAAACCAAAACAGAATTTAGATTTTCAAAAATCCCAATATGCGCGATTTGAGACATAAGCGCTTGTAAAAGAGCGTTTGCAGAGTGAAGGTTGTTAAGATTTTCTTGCGTGGCGTTTAGATTTGCGCTTTGGGAAAGTTCAAAATCACGCTCTTGGTTTGCGTTTTGCAAAAGCTGGTGATGAAGCATTTGAGAATCTCGCAATTGCGCACGTAATGGGCTAATTACAAATGAAAAGCTTAGGAAAAATGTGATAAGTATAAGGCAGATAAAAAGTAGGAGTTTTTCGCGTGGCTGGAGCTTGCGGGAGAATTTCATAATGTTGTGCGCGCGTGTTGGGATTTGACTTGAGAATCTAGCGCGCTAGATTCCGTGCTAAAATCTTTTTTTACGAGAAGTAAAATTTCAGCATTTGCAATAGTGTCTTTGTAATCTATGCGCGAGAGCGTGGCTTGAGTATGCGCAGAAGAGAGGGATTTTAGAAGTTTTGTAATATCGGTGTGTGCCTTTGCATTTGCTTGCATTTTAAGCGCTAGCATTTTTTCACCCCTTGCGATGCTAAAGGTGTCAATCCACACGCCCTGTTTTTGCAAATGCTCAAAAACATCACGCGTAATGGATTCTAAATGTGGCGCGAAAAGGTTTGGGATAAATGCGCTTTTGTAAGCAAGCTCTTTGTTTTGTTGTAGTGTCGTATTAAGCGTGTTTTGCAGTTCTTGCAAAGTAGAATTGAGGGTAGAATCATTTGTGCGTGCGAAGAGATTTTCATTTTGCAAGGAGTTGATAGTGTTTTGCAGAGAATTGAGCGTAAAGAAAAGCATAAGCGGATACGCAACACATATTCCAAAACAAAGAGTTATGAGGCTTTTGCGCGCAAATGAAAACTCTGCTGGGGCAAAGATTCCAAAATTTGAGCGCAAAAAATAATGCGTGTTTTTGAGCCTGCAAAGATACTCTTTAAATTCGGCAACTATGCTAAAAGGGAGATTGTAAGGGGTTTTGGTGCAAAGCTTTTCCACACAAAAAGGCAAAATAAGCTCTTGCAGAGAATCTAGCGCATAAAATTCCGCCTCACCAAAAAGTTGCTTGAGTGCCTCATATTTTTGCTCCGCCTCGCTTTGTCTGCATTCTTGCGTGCTTAAAAGCTTGCCATTTTGCACCACGCATAAAATCCCAAACGCGCCCACATACACAAACGCATTTTGCAGAATTTCACCTAAAAGCACAATATCCGCGCTCACAACTTCAAATTTTTGAGAATCTTTGCTCAAAAATGTAGGCAAAAAATACGCTTCGCATTCATAGAGATTCTCATCATAAAGGTGCTGATGTAGGGAAAAATAAAGCTTGTATTCATAATTTGCGTGCAATAAATTCCTAGCTCTCGCTTCTGCGAAAAGCGTATTACAAAGTGTGGGATTTGTGTCTTGAGAATCTAAAAAGTCTTGCAAAGAGGAATTTTTAGGAAGTGGCATTTCAAGGCGTAAGCGCGATATATCTCTAAAGCTTGCAATGGCGATATTTTTGTATTTTCGCGGTAGATTCTCTATCTTTTGTTCATATTGCGTATGCTGATAAAGGATATGTAAAACGCGCGCCATTTACTTACCTTTAGGAGTTGGTTTCTGCTTTTGCCTAGAGAAACCCTCTCCAAAATTAAAGCTTTAAGTTAAGATTCTAAAGCTGTAAGCTTGCTACAAAAACTTATTTCGAAGCAAACTTTAAATTTAAATAATAGTTTTCAAATTTAGGGGCGAAGTCTATAACTCTTAAACTTAAAACAAAATTAGCCATACCCCTTCCTTTAAAAAAAATACTTTCAAGTTTAAGCTAGAAATAAAATCCGCCTTGCTTTGCCACATTTAGCCAAATATTAAGCGCAAAAACGCAATAATTGCGCGCAAAAATTTAAATAACGCGCAAAAGGAGCTTGCAAATGAGTGTGTATGCGGAGCTATTTTCCTCGCTTGGCGGGATTTTGAGTAATGTCAATGTGATTTTTTATCTCTTGGCGTATGTGCTTGGGGGTATTCCTTTTGGGCTGGTGCTTGCAAAGCTTTTTTATAAAATTGATATTCGTTTGATTGGCTCTGGGAGCATAGGTGCGACAAATGTCTATCGTGCGGTCAAAGAGATTAATCCAAAAAGTGCGAAGATTTTAGGTGCGGTGGTGATTGTGCTTGATGCGTGCAAGGGGACGATTATGATTGCGCTTGCAAAGGTCTTTGGGCTTGGGTTTGAGGCGCAGTGGTTTATTGCGTTGCTTTGTGTTTTGGGGCATTGTTATAGTCCATTTTTGGGCTTTAAGGGTGGCAAGGGTGTTTCGACTGCTATTGGTTCGACAATTTTGCTTATCCCTATTGAGGGTGCGCTCGGACTTGTGGTGTGGGGCGTGGTTGGCAAAGTGTTTAAAATCTCATCACTTTCTTCCTTGCTTGGCGTGCTAAGCGGGATTATGCTAACTTTTATCGTGCCTCATATTTTGCCATTGCCAGATTCTATAAATATCCTTTCACAAGTGCATACACACATACCTGTGGTGCTTATAGGGTTACTTATCCTTTATACACATATCCCAAATATCAAAAAGCTTCTAAGCGGACAGGAAAGCAAGGTACTTTAGGTTTTGTGGGGGATTTAGGGCGTGGATTTTTATAAAATTTCACATAATATACAAAACACAAAAGAGTTTAAAAAAGAAGGCACACTTTTATGCCTTGAGGTTGAGAATCTGCGCTTGCAGGCAATCATTGGCATACTTGACCTTGAACGTATCACTCCACAAACGTTGCTTATTGATGCAAAAATTTTTTATTATTATAATGGTGAGTTTCTTGATTACGTGCGCATTGTGGAGTTTATCAAAAATGACTTGGTGAGCCAAAAATATGGCTTGGTTGAGGAATTGCTACTTTCATTAAGCGCAAAGCTAAAGGCAGAATTTAGCGAAATCCACAAACTCCACCTTTGTGCCAAAAAGCCCGATATTTTAGAATCTTGTATCGTGGGCGCAAGCTTGTGGAAAGAGTTTTGCTAAGAGTTTATGGTAAAAATTTATGGCATTTTGCAGAAATAATTTTACTTCGCCTCTGTTACTTCGTGCGTTTTAATTTAGCAGAGATTCTTAAAAAAAGTGCGCATTCAGAGCCTTAGCGCACTTTCTCATAAATGTATGGCACAGAGTTAATGCCTGCTTGCATTACCTTGTGATTGATATTCATCACGTCTGAAACATCAAGATTCTCATACTTTTTGGGGAGTTTGTAGTCTCTTTTATACACTTCTTGCAAAAAGGCGATTTTCTCATCATTGCTCTTAAACTCACCTACGCGCTCTTTGAGCATTGCCGCCTTTAGTACAGAATCCGCACCCAAAAATCCCACAGGTAACACATACACGCTAGAATCCTGCGTGAGTTTTTTAAGCCCTAGCATTTCGCGCTGACACGAGGGGCAATTTACATCAGCCACGATGTACACAATTTTATTGCTCTTATTTTGGGAATCTAGCACGATAAAATCACTCGTTTTCAAACTTGCAAAAAGATTTGCAATCGCTTCATTTGCAGGCTTTTGCGTGGCATTTTGTGTTTGTTTGATAGTATTTGAGATATTGATTGTGTCGTTATCATTAGTTGCAAAAAACACATTGCTCGCACCTAGCACCGCCTCGCCATCGCTACTTACAAAAAGTGGCACTTGCAAATCGCCTGCTTTTATGACGACAAATTTCACTTTATCCGTGCTTTGCAAATCTTCGATTTTTAGCACCTTGATTTGCTGAGAGGTTTTTTGCGTTAAAAGCTTTGTAATCTTTTGCTCCAAATCATTATCCGCGCTAAAGGCATTCACGCACCCGATACAACAAAACGCGAACAAAAATCTCATAATTTTTTGGGATTTCATAGCTTATTTCCTTTTTGGATTCTATAATTTTAGGCTTGCAATTGTAATTCTTTTTAGCAAACAATAAAGCACATATAAGGAAGCGTCAAGTAAATGTATATTCACGCAGATTCTCTCTATCCGTGCGTATTTTCAAAGCCACAAAAAGCAAAAAGCAAAAAGCAAAATTTCGTGCTTTTGGGCATTGGTGGGAATAAGCCAAAAACATTGCACGCTTTTTTTTACCTCTTTAAAAAACTTCGTGCGCACCCAAAAATCCGCACGATTCAAAGCTCGCCGATTCTGCATAATCCTGCCTTTGGTTACATAAAGCAAGCGGATTTTGAAAACGCGTTACTTGCATTAGATACGAGTTTAAATCTCAATGAAATCTATGCACTTATTTTTTATTTAGAGCGCATTTTTGGACGAGGGCGCGTGAGGGCGTTTAAAAACGCACCTAGAATCTTGGATATTGATATCATCTTTTATAACAAAGTGATTTTAAAGCGAGCTTATCTTACAATTCCGCACAAAAATTGGAAAGAACGCATAAGCGTGTGTATTCCAATGAGTTTTTTAGATATTTCAGTGATAAAAGGCGTGTAAATGGCAAAAAAACTCCATACTTTTGCAGGCGAGACTGCCGCGCATGCGATGCAAAAGGCAAAAGATGCGTATGGTGAGAACCTCCTTATTGTAGAGACAAAAGAAATTAGAAAGCGTACTTTCACCCAGCCCGGACTTTATGAACTTGTCGTGGAAGTAGAGGGCGAGGATACTACAAATGTTAAAAATCAAAATGATGAGCAAATTTCACCAAATAAATTACAACAAAAAATCGATGAAATCGCCCTAAAAGAGCTTGCTAAAAAGAGATTGCAAAAAAATAATCCCGGTGTAAGTTTGCAAATAAGCGATGTGGCACAGATTAAAAGTATGGTGGGTGAGGTGGCAAATATCGTGCAAAATGACTTGCATATCCCGCCGCAAAAGCCACGCGTTGCGCCTAAAAAAGTTATCACGCCTGCAAACCCTTACAGAAGCGCCATTGCAGAATCCACCACAGAATCAAGTATCAATCAAAAAGAACTTGATTCTAAGATTGAGGATATGCAGAGAATGCGCATTAACCAAACGCAGGCTGAGCGTGCGGAATTGCGTGAAATCCGCCAAGAGCTGGATAAAATCAATGACAAAATGAAAATTATCCAAAATATGTTTTGGGAAGAGCGCGCACCCGAAGGGCTTTCTATCCCGCAAGAATTTGCTGAAATCTATCGCCTTGCTAAAGCAAGTGGTATGAATAAGGAGCATTTAGATTCTATTATGCGCCTAAGTTTAGAACTTATGCCTTTAAGAATGCGCGAAAACTCCGTGACAATCAAGCGTTATTTTAGAGAAGTGTTGCGTAAGATGATTTTTTGTCGTTCCGAGAATCTGCCTTTGGGGCAAAAAAAGATTCTTATGCTTGTGGGTCCCACAGGTGTTGGGAAAACGACAACTTTAGCAAAGCTTGCTGCGCGTTATAGCATTATGCTAGAAAAGCGCCATAAGGTTGGGATTATCACCCTTGATACCTATCGGCTCGCAGCAGTAGATCAGCTTATGGCGTATGCGCGTATGATGCGTCTAAGCATTGATACGGTAGTAGAGCCTGATGAATTTGGTAAAGCCATAGATTCTCTGCGCCATTGTGATGTGATTTTGATTGATACAGCCGGACATTCACAGCACGATAGGCAAAAACTAGAGGCATTAAAAAGCTATGTGGATAATGACTATAAAATCGATGTCTCGCTCGTGCTTGCGCTCAATGCCAAATACGAGGACTTGCGCGATACTTACAATGCCTTTGGCGGTATGCTTGATATTGATACGATTATTTTTAGCAAGCTTGATGAGTCAAAGAGTTTTGGGAATATGTTTTCGCTCATTTATGAGACAAAAAAGCCAATTAGCTACCTTTCAATAGGGCAGAGTGTGCCAAATGATTTGATTTTAGCGACAAATGATTATTTGGTAGATTGTTTGCTTGATGGATTTAAAAAGCCAGAGGAAAAAGGGCTGCTCTAAAAAAGTCATCTAAGGAAAATTATGCCAAAGCCTCCAAAACACCAAGCTGCCGAGCTTGAAACACTTTTTCAAAAAAACAATAAGCGCAATTTCTCACAAACGCGCTTTATTGCTATCACAAGCGGTAAAGGAGGCGTGGGGAAGTCAAGCATTAGTGCAAATCTCTCTTACGCGCTGTGGAAGCTAGGTAAAAGAGTCGCGGTTTTTGATGCGGATATTGGCTTGGCAAATTTAGATTTAATCTTTGGCGTGAAAACAAAATACAATATTTTGCACGCGCTTAAGGGCGAGGTAAATTTTAGCGAAGTATTGCACACGATAGAATCTGGATTGTATCTTGTGCCCGGTGAAAGTGGCGAGGAGATTCTCAAATATGCCAACAGCGGGGTTTTTGAACGTTTTTTAGAGGATTGCAATATTTTGCAAGACTTGGATTATATGATTATCGATACAGGTGCGGGCATTGGCGGGGTGACGCAGAGTTTTTTAGAAGCAAGTGATATGCTTGTGGTGGTTACAATGCGCGATCCTTCCGCGCTCACAGACGCATACGCGACAATTAAGCTTAACGCAAAAAGCAAAGATGACATTGCCCTTATTGTCAATATGGCACAAAATGCCAAAGAAGCGCGCGCGACTTATGAGCGCATTAATGGCGTAGCGAAAGAAAAAATTACAAATTTGCGCTTGCATTATTTAGGCTATTTAACCCAAAGCGCGACAATCTCAAAAGCCACGCGCGCCAGAGAGCTTTTTTATAAAGCAGAGCCACTAAGCCCTTCAAAATTGCAAATTGATAGCATTGTTAGGCATTTACTTAATTTAGAATCTAAACTTTTTGCATCAAATGCCTCGCGCATTATGGAACAAAATATGCTTTCAGAATCCCAAAGCGCGTTTGGCTCTTTTTTTAGGCGAATGTTGGGCTATCTGTAGGATTTGCTAACACCATAATAAAGAGGATTGCAGAAAGGAATGAAACCTGATAATTATATGAGCTTTAGCATTGTTGCTGGGTTTTTTATTGGGCTGGCATTTTCTATTGTGAAGTTTGATGAGCCCGCATTTATGGTGATTTGGACGATTATTACAACAATTGGGATTTATCTCATTGTGGCAATGTCAGTCGCGCTGTATTTTTGGTTTTTGGACCACGAGAAATCAAGGGTGAAAAAAGATAAATTAGAAAAAAACCTCGAATACTATCGCTTAGAATTTGATAGGCGTGAGAAAGAAGCGGCAAAGATTAGCACTTTCTTAAAAAGCATAGAATCCGACCAAGAAGAAGAGAGTGCAAGTGCATAAAGGAGCGGTAGTGGAACAAAATGCATATAAACAAAATATCAAATATGCTCAAGATGAGCTAGCTACGCAATATCTCCCTGCTGTTAAGGCGATGGCATTTCGCCTGAAAGAGCGCCTGCCAAGCTCTATTGATGTGATGGATTTGGTTTCTATCGGCGCAGAGGAGCTAGTCAAGCTCTCGCGTCGCTACGATAGCTCGATTAATGACTCTTTTTGGGGCTATGCCAAAACGCGCGTAAATGGCGCAATGCTTGATTATTTGCGTAGCCTTGATGTGCTTTCGCGCTCAAATAGAAAGCTTGTCAAAAACATAGATTCTGAAATTTCAAAATATTTCAATGAGTATGAAAGCGAGCCAAGCGATGAGTATCTCGCAAAAGTGCTTAATGAGGATATACAAAAAATAAAAGAAGCACGCGTGGCAAGCGATATTTACGCACTTGTGCCAATTGATGAGCAGTATAATACCATTGTTGGTGATACAATTTTAGAGGATTTAGCCCAAGAAGAGCTTATTGAAATTATCTCAAAAATCCTTAGCAAACTAAGTCAGCGCGAGCAAATGATAATCCAGCTGTATTATTTTGAAGAATTAAGCTTGAAAGAAATTAGTGAGATTCTGGGTATTACGGAATCTCGCATTTCTCAAATCGCAAAAGAAGTGATTAAAAAAATCCGCACAGGACTAGGGGAAGGCAGTGGCTGATATTCTAAGTCAAGAGGAGATTGACGCGCTACTTGAGGTAGCCGATGAGGGTGCGGACGCCGAAGCGCTAGAGAAAGAAGATGTCCTCCATCAAAAAACGGTTACACTTTATGACTTTAAACGCCCAAATCGCGTTAGCAAGGAGCAATTGCGCGCATTTAAAAGTATCCACGACAAAATGACGCGTTCGCTTTCTTCGCAGATTTCAGCGGTGATGCGCTCAATTGTTGAGATTCAGCTTCATAGCGTGGAGCAGATGACTTATGGGGAATTCCTGATGAGTTTGCCAAGTCCTACGAGCTTCAATGTTTTTTCAATGAAACCACTTGAAGGCAGTGGTGTGCTTGAGATCAATCCTAGTATCGCGTTTCCGATGATTGATAGGCTTTTAGGTGGGAAGGGCGATCCGTATGAGAGCTCGCGGGAATTTAGCGATATAGAGTTGAATTTGCTTGATACCATTTTGCGCCAAATGATGCAAAATCTCAAAGAGGCGTGGAGTTCTGTGGCAGAAATTTACCCAAGCATTGATGCTAAAGAATCTAGCCCAAATGTCGTGCAAATCGTGGCGCAAAATGAAATTGTCATTATGGTAGTGATGGAGATAATTATTGGGCATAGTAGCGGAATGATGAATATTTGCTATCCTGTGATTGCACTAGAATCTGTGCTTTCACGCCTTGCGACAAGAGATTTGATGCTAAGTGATACAAGCTCGAAAAAATCGCGCAATAAAGAATTGCAAGCGTTAATCGCTGGGGCGAATGTGGTTGTTTCAGCCTATATTGGCGATACGACAATCACATTAAAAGAATTGCTTGATTTAGAAGTGGGAAATATCGTGCGTCTGGATAGGGTGGCAGATGATAGCGTGGTGGTAACAATTGATGAGAGGGAAAAATATATTGCCACTATCGGATTGCAACGTTATCGCAAAAGCATACAGATTAAGGAAATGATTGTTACCGAAAAAGACCAAGTCAAAGAAGTGCTTGAAGTGCTTGAAGCGCAGAGAAAAAATCGCGTCATTGATGTTGGACAAGAAGAAAGCGAGTAAAAATTATGAAAAGATTCATTGATTTAATCATCACTGAAAGTATCACCACCATTGAAGGCTTGATGGGGAAAACTGCAAGTATCACGCACACACGCGATGATAATGTGAGCCTAGAATCCCTGCCTAGCTCCTATGCTATCGCCACGCTTGAAGTAAGTGGCGAAGGAAGCGGGATAATTGCTATTGTAGTGCCCTCAGTTATGGGAAGCGCGCTATCAGATATGATGCTAGGGGGTGATGGTGCGTCAAAAGATACGCTTGATAGCGATGATTTGGACGCGTTAAAAGAGATTATCTCAAATGTTTTTGGCGCAATTTCTACAAATTTGAGCTCACAAAAAGACTTACCAAGGCTTAGTTTCAAATGCACAAATATCGAGTTTGTCTCGCAAAGTATGGATTTAAGCAAGTTTCAAAAGGCATATATTTTTAGTTTTAATCTAGATTCTATCCATTCAGATTTTCTTTTGCTTTCTTCGGAATCTTTTGTCAAGCTTTTTGACGTACCACAGCCTAGTGCCCAAAACATGCAAAATACAGAATCCGCACCCGCGCTAAGTCCGACAGAATTTAAAAATATCAATATGATTTTAGATGTGCGCTTAAATGTGCGCGTGCGTATCGGGCAAAAGCGTATGCTTTTAAAAGATGTTATTTCGATGGATATAGGAAGTGTGATTGAGCTTAACCAGCTCGCAAACGACCCACTTGATATACT from Helicobacter himalayensis harbors:
- the fliY gene encoding flagellar motor switch protein FliY, which translates into the protein MKRFIDLIITESITTIEGLMGKTASITHTRDDNVSLESLPSSYAIATLEVSGEGSGIIAIVVPSVMGSALSDMMLGGDGASKDTLDSDDLDALKEIISNVFGAISTNLSSQKDLPRLSFKCTNIEFVSQSMDLSKFQKAYIFSFNLDSIHSDFLLLSSESFVKLFDVPQPSAQNMQNTESAPALSPTEFKNINMILDVRLNVRVRIGQKRMLLKDVISMDIGSVIELNQLANDPLDILVDDKVIARGEVVIVDGNFGIQITDIGSRKERLEQLRGS
- a CDS encoding RNA polymerase sigma factor FliA; amino-acid sequence: MEQNAYKQNIKYAQDELATQYLPAVKAMAFRLKERLPSSIDVMDLVSIGAEELVKLSRRYDSSINDSFWGYAKTRVNGAMLDYLRSLDVLSRSNRKLVKNIDSEISKYFNEYESEPSDEYLAKVLNEDIQKIKEARVASDIYALVPIDEQYNTIVGDTILEDLAQEELIEIISKILSKLSQREQMIIQLYYFEELSLKEISEILGITESRISQIAKEVIKKIRTGLGEGSG
- the fliM gene encoding flagellar motor switch protein FliM, with translation MADILSQEEIDALLEVADEGADAEALEKEDVLHQKTVTLYDFKRPNRVSKEQLRAFKSIHDKMTRSLSSQISAVMRSIVEIQLHSVEQMTYGEFLMSLPSPTSFNVFSMKPLEGSGVLEINPSIAFPMIDRLLGGKGDPYESSREFSDIELNLLDTILRQMMQNLKEAWSSVAEIYPSIDAKESSPNVVQIVAQNEIVIMVVMEIIIGHSSGMMNICYPVIALESVLSRLATRDLMLSDTSSKKSRNKELQALIAGANVVVSAYIGDTTITLKELLDLEVGNIVRLDRVADDSVVVTIDEREKYIATIGLQRYRKSIQIKEMIVTEKDQVKEVLEVLEAQRKNRVIDVGQEESE